CGGCCGTGGCCAGGGCGGTCAGAACGGCCAGAACGGCGGCCGCGGCCGTGGTCAGGTCGGCGGTCGCAGCCAGGAGCAGGGCGCGGGCCAGGAGTCCGGCGGCGGCCGACGCCGCTCGGGCGGGCAGGGTCGCTCCGGCGGGCAGGGCGGCGCGCGGCGCGAGTCCTCCCCCACCCGCTACTCGACCTCCAGCGGCGATCGCTCCGGTGGTGGTCTCGCGGCGTTCTCCTCGGGTCGCCGCTGATGACCGCCGCCGGGGCCGCATCCGCGCCCGGCCACGGACGGCGCCGGGCCGAAGCCCCCGCCGCCCCCGGGATCGACGAGATCCTCGCGGCCTCCCGCGAGGGCGTGGACCGCGTGGAGCCCGCGGACCTTCCCGGTCTGCTCGAGGCCGGCGCGCACGTCATCGACATCCGCTCGGCCGTGACCCGCGACCCCGAGGGGCACGTGCCGGGCACGACCGTCGTCGAGCGGCTCGTGCTCGAGTGGCGCCTGGATCCCGCGAGCGCCCACCGCATGGCGGGCGGTCCGGACCGCGACGACCTGGTGGTCGTGCTGTGCAACGAGGGCTACTACTCCTCGCTCGCCGCCCGGGACCTGCGCGACCTCGGCTTCCACCGCGCCACCGATCTCGTCGGCGGCTTCCGGGCGTACGCCGAGGCGGGCCTGCCCGTCGCCGAGCAGCCCACCCGCTACGTGGACTGAGCTCCGGCGGAGCTCCCCCGAACGGCCGTCCGGCCCGGTGCCCCAGGGCACCGGGCCGGACGCATGCTCAGCGCTGATCCCTCAGCGCAGCTCGCGCTTGAGGATCTTCCCGGTCGAGGTCATCGGCAGCTGCTCGGCGATGACGATGCGGCGCGGGTACTTGTAGTCCGCCATCTGCGACTTCGCCCAGTCCTTCAGCTCGTCGGCCGTGATCGTCGCGCCGTCGGCGAGGATCAGGTGCGCGACGATCTCCTCGCCGAGCCGCTCGTCGGGCACGCCCACCACGGCGGCGAGGGAGACCTGCTCGTGGCTGAGCAGCGCCTCCTCGACCTCGCGCGGGTACACGTTGAAGCCGCCGCGCACGATCATGTCCTTGGAGCGGTCCACGACGTAGTAGAACCCCTCCACGTCGCGCCGCCCGAGGTCGCCGGTGCGGAACCAGCCGTCGCGGATCACGGCGGCGGTGTCCTCCGGGCGGCCCAGGTAGCCGGTCATGATGTTGTGGCCGCGCACGA
This genomic interval from Brachybacterium aquaticum contains the following:
- a CDS encoding rhodanese-like domain-containing protein, coding for MTAAGAASAPGHGRRRAEAPAAPGIDEILAASREGVDRVEPADLPGLLEAGAHVIDIRSAVTRDPEGHVPGTTVVERLVLEWRLDPASAHRMAGGPDRDDLVVVLCNEGYYSSLAARDLRDLGFHRATDLVGGFRAYAEAGLPVAEQPTRYVD